A genomic region of Vampirovibrio chlorellavorus contains the following coding sequences:
- a CDS encoding pilus assembly FimT family protein codes for MKFSGIDRFVKGIRSGFTLAELLVTLLILAEIFVFTIPKVLVTQRNQQYNARAKEVAGMITGAYQQLQLNGGLSAATKGKDLTPYMNFVSVDTTSFIDSLGSAAYSEVCNSSMPCLRLHGGGLLRIGVHGCYCEVTFWGTSTTNYIGFQFDPDGLALGGTNKDVIEFDLFYNGRLTTRGATSGWIQSSGMATSSTAPDFDPAWFSW; via the coding sequence ATGAAATTTTCAGGCATTGACAGATTCGTTAAGGGAATCCGGTCAGGCTTTACATTGGCGGAATTACTGGTTACCTTGCTCATTCTGGCTGAAATTTTTGTATTTACCATTCCCAAAGTGCTGGTTACCCAACGCAATCAACAGTACAACGCCCGGGCCAAAGAGGTGGCGGGCATGATTACGGGGGCCTACCAGCAATTACAACTCAACGGCGGGCTCAGTGCGGCTACCAAAGGCAAAGATTTAACGCCCTACATGAACTTTGTCAGTGTGGATACCACCAGTTTCATTGATAGTTTAGGTTCAGCGGCTTATTCGGAAGTCTGCAACAGTTCCATGCCCTGCTTGCGCTTACACGGGGGAGGGCTGTTGCGGATAGGAGTGCATGGTTGCTATTGTGAAGTTACGTTTTGGGGAACCAGCACCACGAACTATATTGGTTTTCAGTTTGATCCGGATGGCTTAGCCTTGGGTGGCACGAATAAAGATGTGATTGAATTTGATCTTTTTTATAATGGGAGACTGACGACCCGAGGTGCAACGAGCGGCTGGATTCAATCTAGCGGTATGGCTACATCCTCTACCGCTCCAGACTTTGATCCTGCCTGGTTCTCCTGGTAA
- a CDS encoding nucleotidyltransferase domain-containing protein, which translates to MSLMPLFPSPVLVDVLCLFLTHPDSRYYQREIAETTGHSLLQVQHALGRIEKTDLIAQEKSGNRVYYQAKQAHPAFQDLQQAFLKTDAMATALKVALEPLDQKVKLAFIFGSLAKGNATAESDIDLFLLGDVSLKSLSQAMADSTDNLKREFNPVIMTVADYRQRLQDQNRFAIELMETPKIWLKGTQDEFTAMVE; encoded by the coding sequence ATGTCGCTCATGCCCCTGTTTCCAAGCCCGGTTCTGGTGGATGTGCTGTGCCTGTTTCTCACACATCCTGATAGCCGCTATTATCAGCGGGAAATTGCTGAAACAACCGGCCATTCCCTGCTGCAAGTCCAGCATGCCCTAGGGCGCATTGAGAAAACGGATTTGATTGCCCAAGAAAAAAGCGGGAACCGGGTCTATTATCAGGCTAAACAAGCTCATCCGGCTTTTCAGGATCTGCAACAGGCCTTTCTGAAAACCGATGCAATGGCCACGGCCTTAAAAGTAGCGCTGGAGCCGTTGGATCAAAAGGTCAAACTGGCCTTTATCTTTGGTTCTCTAGCCAAAGGCAATGCCACCGCTGAGAGTGACATTGATTTGTTTTTACTGGGGGATGTGAGCTTAAAAAGCCTCTCACAGGCCATGGCGGATAGCACGGATAACCTGAAGCGGGAGTTCAATCCTGTTATCATGACGGTAGCTGATTACCGACAGCGGCTTCAGGATCAAAACCGTTTTGCCATTGAGCTAATGGAAACCCCAAAAATTTGGTTAAAAGGAACTCAGGATGAGTTTACAGCAATGGTTGAATGA